ATCTTGATGGTGCCGTGGTTGTGGAGGCCGATAATGTCGCCCGGATAGGCCTCCTCGGCATGGGCGCGTTCCTGGGCCATGAAGATAATGGCGTTATTGAGCTGGATGTCTTTGCCGATCCGGTGATGCCGGACCTTTATCCCCGGTGAAAACCGGCCCGAACAGACCCGCAGGAAGGCAATACGGTCCCGGTGGGCCGGGTCCATATTCGCCTGGATCTTGAAGACGAAGCCGGAAAATTCCTCTTCATAGGGAGAAACGTCCCGCGTGGTCGTGGGCCGGACGATCGGCGAAGGCGCCAGTTCCACAAAGGCATCCAGCATCTCCCGGACACCGAAATTATTGACGGCGCTGCCGAAGAACACGGGAGTCTGGTTACCCTTCAGATATTCCTCGCTGCTGAACGGACTGGCCGCGCCGTCGAGCAGGGCAACATCGCTCCGGAGCTCGTCGGCCTGGCTCTCCAGCAGTTCGTCGAGACGCGGGTCATGGAGGTCCGTGATCAGGATGCCCTCCTTGATCCGGCCGCTGTGAGTGGGAGAAAAGAGGTGCAACTGCTGCCGGTAGAGATCGTAGATGCCCTTGAAATACTTGCCCATCCCGATCGGCCAGGTCATGGGGACGCACTCGATCTGGAGCGTATCCTCGATGTCGGAAAGCAGGTCCAGTGGCGGCAGGCCGTCACGGTCCAGCTTGTTGATAAAAGTCATGATGGGGGTATTGCGCAGGCGGCAGACCTCCATGAGTTTTCTCGTTTGGGTTTCCACGCCCTTGCCGCTGTCAATGACCATCAGGGCGCTGTCCACCGCTGTCAACACGCGATAGGTGTCTTCAGAGAAATCCTCGTGTCCGGGCGTATCGAGCAGATTTATTTCATAACCGCGATACCCGAAAGTCATGACGGAAGAAGATACGGAAATGCCCCGCTCCCGTTCCATGGCCATCCAGTCGCTCGTGGTATGCCGCGCCGCCCGGCGCGCCTTGACGGCTCCGGCCATCTGAATCGCCCCGCCAAACAAAAGCAGCTTTTCCGTCAACGTCGTCTTGCCGGCATCGGGATGGCTGATGATGCCGAACGTGCGCCGGCGGTCTATTTCCTTCTTAATATTGGCGTCCAAATCAATTCCTCTCTGGTAATTTGTGGTAATTTGGGGACACCATACTAAATTCTATGAATTTAGTATGGTGTCCCCAAATTACCCAACCATTAAATTCGCGTCAGATGCCGGTACTTGATGCGGTGCGGCTGGTCCGACGCCGCGCCGAGTCTGGCCCGGCGGTCGGCCTCGTATTCACTGTAGTTGCCGTCAAACCAGCAGACCTTGCTGTCCCCTTCAAAGGCCAGGATATGGGTGACAATTCTGTCGAGGAACCAGCGGTCGTGGCTGATCACAACCGCACAGCCGGCAAAATTCTCGAGCGCATCCTCGAGGGCCCGCATGGCATTCACGTCCAGGTCATTCGTCGGCTCATCAATCAGGAGCACATTGGCGCCTTCTTTCAGGATGCGCGCCAGATGGACCCGGTTGCGCTCGCCGCCCGACAGTTGGCCGACCTTTTTCTGCTGGTCCGTCCCCGCAAAATTGAAGCGCGCCACGTAGGCGCGGGAATTCACCTCCCGGCTGCCCAACTGGATGGTTTCCCGTCCTTCGGAGATTACCTCCCAGATTGATTTCCCGGGGTCCAGGACATCACGGCTCTGATCCACATAGCCGAGCTTGACGGTCTCGCCAATCATAATTTCGCCGCTATCGGGCTTTTCATGTCCGGTAATCATCCGGAACAGCGTCGTCTTGCCGGCCCCGTTGGGTCCGATGACGCCCACGATCCCTCCGGGCGGCA
This genomic stretch from Deltaproteobacteria bacterium harbors:
- a CDS encoding peptide chain release factor 3, with amino-acid sequence MDANIKKEIDRRRTFGIISHPDAGKTTLTEKLLLFGGAIQMAGAVKARRAARHTTSDWMAMERERGISVSSSVMTFGYRGYEINLLDTPGHEDFSEDTYRVLTAVDSALMVIDSGKGVETQTRKLMEVCRLRNTPIMTFINKLDRDGLPPLDLLSDIEDTLQIECVPMTWPIGMGKYFKGIYDLYRQQLHLFSPTHSGRIKEGILITDLHDPRLDELLESQADELRSDVALLDGAASPFSSEEYLKGNQTPVFFGSAVNNFGVREMLDAFVELAPSPIVRPTTTRDVSPYEEEFSGFVFKIQANMDPAHRDRIAFLRVCSGRFSPGIKVRHHRIGKDIQLNNAIIFMAQERAHAEEAYPGDIIGLHNHGTIKIADTFTEKEPLKFTGIPNFAPEYFRRVRLNNPLKAKQLEKGLMQLAEEGAVQLFRPLASSYFILGAVGELQFEVIMARLLAEYNVEASYEVVNLSTVRWITGPDRMQLKEFEKAMKDHLAGDAEGNLAYLAANEWRLADTMKQWPKLTFSKTMEHGDYA